In the genome of Hymenobacter taeanensis, one region contains:
- a CDS encoding alpha/beta hydrolase encodes MNFPLLSSAPLASWRWAVPALALGLSLAGCNSPQNAESGAAGNTSTTDGISAADTAASSMATNGPEAIKPSGPAPAWAPNISPQMQAVIEKLEKLQGPTPPEKLPVAEVRKAPSPADAAMAVMADFHVQAPPSKLDTMSKMIAPGLKARIYTPQGATGPLPVVVYYHGGGWVIATIDTYDSSVRALAEKSGAIFVSVAYRQAPEHKFPTAHNDAFTAYQWVLNNAASIKGDPKRVAVAGESAGGNLAAAVCMMARDKGVMQPKHQLLVYPIAGYDLNTPSYQKNANAKPLSKPFMAWFFDKYLRTPADGKNPLISLVTAPNLKGLAPATVIGAGIDPLMSEGKTYADKLQAAGIPVKYQLYDNVTHEFFGMGAVVPSAMQAEELAAGELKKSLMAQ; translated from the coding sequence ATGAACTTCCCTCTCCTCTCCTCTGCTCCCCTGGCCTCGTGGCGGTGGGCGGTACCAGCCCTGGCGCTTGGCCTGTCACTGGCAGGATGCAACTCCCCGCAGAACGCCGAATCGGGAGCGGCCGGCAACACCTCTACTACCGATGGCATTTCTGCCGCCGACACAGCCGCTTCTTCTATGGCTACCAACGGCCCTGAGGCCATTAAGCCTAGCGGACCAGCTCCGGCCTGGGCGCCCAACATCAGCCCCCAGATGCAAGCCGTAATTGAGAAGCTAGAGAAGCTGCAGGGCCCCACCCCGCCCGAGAAGCTTCCGGTGGCCGAAGTTCGCAAGGCTCCTTCGCCAGCTGATGCGGCTATGGCCGTGATGGCTGACTTTCACGTGCAGGCGCCGCCATCGAAGCTGGACACCATGAGCAAAATGATAGCGCCCGGCTTGAAAGCCCGCATCTACACGCCTCAGGGCGCTACCGGTCCGCTGCCCGTGGTGGTGTACTACCATGGTGGCGGCTGGGTAATTGCCACCATTGATACCTACGATTCGTCGGTGCGGGCGCTGGCAGAGAAGAGTGGAGCCATCTTCGTGTCGGTGGCCTACCGGCAGGCACCGGAGCACAAGTTCCCTACCGCTCACAACGATGCTTTTACCGCTTACCAATGGGTGCTGAACAACGCGGCCTCCATTAAAGGCGACCCTAAGCGGGTGGCTGTAGCCGGTGAAAGTGCCGGTGGCAACCTGGCCGCCGCCGTGTGCATGATGGCCCGCGATAAAGGCGTTATGCAGCCGAAGCACCAGCTGTTGGTGTACCCTATTGCCGGTTACGACTTAAACACGCCTTCTTATCAGAAAAACGCCAACGCCAAGCCCCTGAGCAAGCCCTTTATGGCGTGGTTCTTTGATAAGTATCTGCGCACCCCCGCTGATGGTAAAAACCCGCTGATTTCACTGGTTACGGCCCCCAACCTGAAAGGACTGGCTCCCGCCACGGTTATTGGTGCGGGCATTGACCCCTTGATGAGCGAAGGCAAAACCTACGCCGACAAGCTACAGGCGGCCGGTATCCCGGTAAAGTACCAGCTGTATGACAACGTAACCCACGAGTTTTTCGGCATGGGAGCCGTTGTACCCTCGGCTATGCAGGCAGAGGAGCTGGCGGCTGGTGAGCTGAAGAAATCTTTGATGGCTCAATAA